A genomic segment from Syngnathus scovelli strain Florida chromosome 3, RoL_Ssco_1.2, whole genome shotgun sequence encodes:
- the bin3 gene encoding bridging integrator 3 — protein MSWIPFKIGQPKKQIVSKTVERDFEREYDKLQKLEDQTKKLHKDMKKSTEADLAMSKAAVKISADLLSNPLCEQDQAFLESMTALDTAMKTMDSFNQEKVNQIQKTVIDPLKKYGAVFPSLNMSVKRREQTLQDYKRLQSKVEKYEEKEKTGPVMVKLHQAREELRPVKEDFEAKNKQLLDEMPKFYHSRIDYFQPSFEALIRAQVVYFTEMYKVFSELTDQIDRAGLTDEQRQRESEAKLNELRALSIVADD, from the exons TGGCCAGCCGAAAAAGCAGATTGTCTCCAAAACT gTTGAAAGAGACTTTGAGAGGGAATATGACAAGCTCCAAAA GCTGGAGGATCAGACAAAAAAGCTTCACAAGGACATGAAGAAGAGCACGGAGGCTGATTTAG CCATGTCGAAAGCGGCAGTGAAGATCTCGGCCGACCTTCTGAGTAACCCGCTGTGTGAGCAAGACCAGGCCTTTCTCGAGTCCATGACGGCTTTGGACACCGCCATGAAGACGATGGACTCCTTTAACCAGGAGAAG GTCAACCAGATCCAGAAGACTGTTATCGACCCTCTCAAAAA GTACGGCGCCGTCTTCCCGAGCCTCAACATGTCTGTGAAACGTCGCGAGCAGACGCTGCAGGACTACAAGCGCCTGCAGTCCAAAGTGGAGAAGTacgaagagaaagagaaaaccGGGCCCGTCATGGTCAAGCTGCACCAG GCCAGAGAGGAGCTGCGACCCGTCAAGGAGGACTTTGAGGCCAAGAACAAGCAGCTGCTGGACGAGATGCCCAAGTTCTACCACAGCCGCATCGACTACTTCCAGCCCAGCTTCGAGGCTCTCATCCGGGCGCAG GTGGTGTATTTCACGGAAATGTACAAGGTCTTCAGCGAGCTGACGGATCAGATCGACCGGGCGGGCCTGACTGACGAGCAGCGGCAGAGGGAGAGCGAGGCCAAGCTCAACGAGCTGCGCGCTCTCTCCATCGTGGCCGACGACTGA